From the Ensifer adhaerens genome, the window TGTGCCCGGGTCAGCGTCGAAAGCCGCTGCTCGATCGCCTCGTCATGAAACTCCGTCACCTGGCCGCAGCCTTCGCAGATGGTGAAGGCGGTGACGCCATGGTCGTGCTCGTGGTCGTGCGGGCAGGTGCAGGCAACGAAGGCATTGATGCTCTCCAGCCGGTGGACGAGGCCGTACTCGAGCAGCTTGTCGAGTGCGCGATAGACCTGAAGCGGCGCGCGGAAGCCATGATCGCGCAGCTTGTCGAGAATGGTATAGGCGCTCATCGGCCCTTCGGAATGGCTGAGCGCATCCATCACCAGCGTCTGGTTCTTGGTCAGTTGCGGCGTAACCATCAGTGGTGTCCTCCGGGCGTGGAATGATGCGCTGCCTCGATCGGGCGGCGGCCGATCGGTAGCAGACTCAGAACGAAAAGCCCAACCGCGGCAACGACGATAGAC encodes:
- a CDS encoding Fur family transcriptional regulator, which translates into the protein MVTPQLTKNQTLVMDALSHSEGPMSAYTILDKLRDHGFRAPLQVYRALDKLLEYGLVHRLESINAFVACTCPHDHEHDHGVTAFTICEGCGQVTEFHDEAIEQRLSTLTRAQNFKTEKTTIEIRGHCQSCA